The Jannaschia sp. GRR-S6-38 genomic interval TCATCGATGAAGGGCAACCCCGTCGCCTTGTCGCGCGCGACGCTCGAAGAGGTGCTGGGCGCCGCCTGATCGGCCGGACGTCCAAGCTTTCTTAACGCGATGCGGGGATGGTGCCGGGCGTGATCCGGGCCATCCGGACCCGCTCCGCAGGAGAGCCGATGCCACCCCGCCCCGCTTTCGGTCCGGACGATCCCGTCGCGCGCGCGCTGGCACCGTCGCGCGGGCTGCTCGCGATGGCGTTTCTCTTCTCGGTCTTCGTCAACCTCCTGATGCTGACGGGTCCGCTCTACATGCTGCAGGTCTATGACCGCGTCCTCGGCTCCCGCTCGGAGGAGACGCTGGTCGCGCTCTCGATCCTCGCCACCTTCCTCTTCGTGACGATGGGCGTGCTGGACCACGCGCGCGGCCGGGTGATGGCGCGGGTCGGCGCGCGGCTGCAGGCGGCGCTGGACGGCACGGTCTTCGACGCGACCCTGCGTGCCGAAGCCGCGCGCCCCGGCCCGCCGCCGCCGGCCAGCCCGATGACCCATATCGACGCCATCCGGCGCCTCCTGGCATCGCCCGTGTTCCTGGCGCTATTCGACCTGCCCTGGACGCCGCTCTTTCTGGCGGCGATCTTCCTGTTCCACCCGGCGCTGGGCTGGCTCGCCATGGCGGGCGGCGCGGCGCTGGTGGCGCTGGCGCTCGCCAATCGCGCCGCGACCGCGGGCCCGGCGCTGCGGGCGCAGGCCGCGGAGGCCGAGGCCGAGGCGATCGCCCGGCAGGTCGCCGCCCAGGCGGAGGTGACCCGCGCGCTGGGCATGGCACCGGCCGCGCGGCACCGCTGGGCCGATCCGCGCGGCGCCGCGCTGGTGCAGGCGGTCACGCAATCGGACCGCGCGGGCGGCTTCACCACCGCGACCAAGACGGCGCGGCTGTTCCTGCAATCGGCGATGCTGGGCCTCGGGGCCTGGCTGGTCCTGCAGGGCGCGCTGACGGCCGGGGCGATGATCGCGGGCTCGATCCTCTTGGGCCGCGCGCTCGCCCCGATCGAGACGCTGGTCGGCCAGTGGCAGCTGGTCGGCGCGGCCCGGCGCGGGCAGCGGGCGATCCGCGACATGCTGCGCGCGCTGCCGCCGCCCGCGCCCCGCCTGTCGCTGCCCGTGCCGCGCGGGCATCTCTCGGTCGCGGATCTGACCCTCATCCCCCCGGGCGGCGGGCCGCCCGTCCTGCGCGGCCTGTCCTTCGCGCTCCGGCCCGGGCAGGCGCTCGGGGTGATCGGCGCTTCGGGCGCCGGCAAGACCAGCCTCGCCCGGGCCTTGTGCGGGATCTGGCCGCCGGCCGCGGGGCAGGTCCGGCTGGATGGCGCGACGCTGGACCAATACGCGCCCGAGGATCTCGGCGCCCATATCGGCTACCTGCCGCAGGTCGTGACGCTGATCGACGGCACCATCGCCCAGAATATCGCGCGCCTGCGCTCCGATGCCGATCCGGCGGCGATCCACGCCGCCGCCCGCCGCGCCGCCGCGCATGATATGATCACCGCCTTGCCCGAAGGCTACGACACCCGGATCGGCGCCGAGGGCGGCGGCCTCTCGGGCGGCCAGATCCAGCGCATCGGGCTGGCCCGTGCGCTGTTCGGCGCTCCCCGCATCCTCGTGCTGGACGAGCCCAATTCCAACCTCGACCACGCGGGCGGGCAGGCGCTGAACCACGCGATCCGCGAGATGAAGGCCGCGGGCTGCACCGTCATCGTTATCGCGCATCGCCCCGCCGCGATCCGCGACTGCGACCTGCTCCTGCGGCTGGAACGCGGCGTGAAGCTCGCCTTCGGGCCGCGCGACGACGTGCTGCGCCAGACCGTCCGCAACCACGCGCTGCTGACCGCCGTCGCCGAGGAGGGGCCGTGACCGGCCCCGACACGCGCGGCTGGGACGCCCGCCGGCCGGTCCGCCTGGGCCTCGCCACGCTGGCGGTGCTGCTGGGCGGCGCGGGGTCCTGGGCGGTCATGGCCGACATCTCCGGCGCGATCATCGCCGGCGGGCATGTCGCGGTGGAGCGCAACCTCCAGGTCGTGCAGCATCCCGATGGCGGCGTGGTGACCGAGATCCTGGCCCGCGACGGCGACGCGGTGGCCGCGGGCGCGGTGCTGCTCCGCCTCGACCCCGAGCTGATGCGCGGCGAGGCCCGCATCCTGGAAGGGCGCCTGCGGGAACTCGCGGCCCGGACCGCCCGGCTCGTGGCGGAGCGCGACGGCGCGGACGCGCTCGCCATCCCGGCGCCGCTCCGCGCGGCGGCCCGGGGCGACGAACGGGTGGCGGAGGTCATCGCCGGGCAGGCCGCGCTCTTCGCCGCGCGGCACGAGGCGCGCCAGCGCGAGACCGCGCAGTTGGCGCGGCGCAAGGACCAGCTCGCGAGCCAGGCGCAAGGCGTCGCCGTGCAGGCCGCCGCGCTGGACGACCAGCTGCGCCTGATCCGGGCCGAGCTCGCGAACCAGACCCGGCTGCTCGACCGCGGACTCACGCAGGCCGCCCGGGTGCTGGCGCTGCGCCGCGAGGCCTCCGCGCTCGAGGGGCGCGCGGGCGAACTCGACGCCGCCCGGGCCGAGCTCGCCGGCCGGGCCACCGAGATCGACCTTCAGATCCTGACGCTCGCGACCCGCAGCCGGGAAGCCGCGATCGCGGAGCTGCGCGACCTGCGCCTGCGCGAGCTGGAGGCGGCCGAGCGGCTGCGCGCCCTGCACCAGCGGCTGGCGCGGACCGAGGTCACGGCGCCCGTCGCCGGCATCGTCCACCGGATGCAGGTCTTCGCCGACCGCGCCGTGATCCGCCCGGCCGAGCCGATCCTGCACATCGTGCCGCAGGATCGCCCG includes:
- a CDS encoding HlyD family type I secretion periplasmic adaptor subunit; the encoded protein is MTGPDTRGWDARRPVRLGLATLAVLLGGAGSWAVMADISGAIIAGGHVAVERNLQVVQHPDGGVVTEILARDGDAVAAGAVLLRLDPELMRGEARILEGRLRELAARTARLVAERDGADALAIPAPLRAAARGDERVAEVIAGQAALFAARHEARQRETAQLARRKDQLASQAQGVAVQAAALDDQLRLIRAELANQTRLLDRGLTQAARVLALRREASALEGRAGELDAARAELAGRATEIDLQILTLATRSREAAIAELRDLRLRELEAAERLRALHQRLARTEVTAPVAGIVHRMQVFADRAVIRPAEPILHIVPQDRPLVIVARVDPLHVEQVFPGQPVTLRFPGLDPRRDPELAGRLWRLSPDALTDPATGARFYEAELRPDPREVERLGTDRTLLPGMPVEAYLRTGDRSALSYLAGPLTAYFGRAFREE
- a CDS encoding type I secretion system permease/ATPase, whose amino-acid sequence is MPPRPAFGPDDPVARALAPSRGLLAMAFLFSVFVNLLMLTGPLYMLQVYDRVLGSRSEETLVALSILATFLFVTMGVLDHARGRVMARVGARLQAALDGTVFDATLRAEAARPGPPPPASPMTHIDAIRRLLASPVFLALFDLPWTPLFLAAIFLFHPALGWLAMAGGAALVALALANRAATAGPALRAQAAEAEAEAIARQVAAQAEVTRALGMAPAARHRWADPRGAALVQAVTQSDRAGGFTTATKTARLFLQSAMLGLGAWLVLQGALTAGAMIAGSILLGRALAPIETLVGQWQLVGAARRGQRAIRDMLRALPPPAPRLSLPVPRGHLSVADLTLIPPGGGPPVLRGLSFALRPGQALGVIGASGAGKTSLARALCGIWPPAAGQVRLDGATLDQYAPEDLGAHIGYLPQVVTLIDGTIAQNIARLRSDADPAAIHAAARRAAAHDMITALPEGYDTRIGAEGGGLSGGQIQRIGLARALFGAPRILVLDEPNSNLDHAGGQALNHAIREMKAAGCTVIVIAHRPAAIRDCDLLLRLERGVKLAFGPRDDVLRQTVRNHALLTAVAEEGP